AAAATCACCGTCTTTAATCAAGAAGATTTGTCCGGTGAATACACAATTAATGGCGCCGGCAAAATAGCTTTGCCGTTAATTGGCGATGTTGAAACTAAAGACTTAACGGTAAAGCAGGTAGAAGAAGGTATTGCCAATAAATTAAAGCCGGATTATTTACTTAATCCTCGCGTTAATGTGCAAGTATTAAATTATCGACCCTTTTATATCCTCGGTGAAGTAAAAGGCCCACAGTCTTATCCATATGTCGATGGCATGACCTACCTTAACGCGGTCGCAATCGCCGGTGGTTACACTTATCGCGCCAAAGAAAATCATGTGATAGTTATCCGCATGAATGATCGACAAAAAAAAGAGCTAAGACTCAACATGAATGAAAAGGTATTACCGGGTGATGTTATTCACGTAGAAGAGCGTTTTTTTTAAAGCCAATACAAACGCATCCTTTTAGAACTTTATTAATCAATACCCATC
Above is a window of Methylobacter sp. S3L5C DNA encoding:
- a CDS encoding polysaccharide biosynthesis/export family protein; the protein is MSPYRNKVVSTLLLCIVCFCTTLFADNNNETLSKSQNLINEEYKLGSGDLIKITVFNQEDLSGEYTINGAGKIALPLIGDVETKDLTVKQVEEGIANKLKPDYLLNPRVNVQVLNYRPFYILGEVKGPQSYPYVDGMTYLNAVAIAGGYTYRAKENHVIVIRMNDRQKKELRLNMNEKVLPGDVIHVEERFF